The following is a genomic window from Serratia ficaria.
AGGTACGCATTGATGCGGTAGACGGCAACGATCCGTTGTATAAAGTGAAGAACGGCGAGAACGCGCTGGCCTTCTACAGCCGCTATTATCAGCCGCTGCCGCTGGTGTTGCGCGGCTACGGCGCGGGTAACGATGTGACTGCGGCGGGGGTCTTCGCCGACCTGCTGCGCACACTGTCATGGAAGTTGGGAGTTTAATATGGTTAAGGTGTATGCACCGGCCTCGATTGGCAACGTCAGCGTCGGTTTCGACGTGCTGGGCGCGGCGGTATCGCCGATCGACGGCACTCTGCTGGGCGATTGCGTCAGCGTCGAAGCCGCCGACGCGTTCAGCCTGCAGAACGCCGGCCGCTTCGTCAGCAAGCTGCCGGACGATCCGAAAGAAAATATCGTGTATCAGTGCTGGGAGCGTTTCTGCCAGGAGATTGGCCGCGAAATTCCGGTGGCGATGCGGCTGGAGAAAAACATGCCTATCGGTTCCGGCCTGGGCTCCAGCGCCTGTTCGGTGGTCGCCGGCCTGATGGCGATGAACGAATTCTGCGACCGCCCGCTGGACAAGATGACGCTGCTCGGCCTGATGGGCGAGCTGGAAGGGCGCATTTCCGGCAGCGTGCATTACGACAACGTCGCCCCCTGCTATCTCGGCGGGCTGCAGCTGATGCTGGAAGAAGAAGGCTTCATCAGCCAGGAAGTGCCATGCTTTAACGACTGGCTGTGGGTGATGGCCTATCCGGGCATCAAGGTCTCCACCGCCGAGGCGCGCGCGATTTTACCCGCGCAGTACCGTCGTCAGGACTGCATCAGCCATGGCCGCTATCTGGCGGGCTTTATCCATGCCTGCCACACCCAGCAACCGCAGCTGGCCGCCAAGCTGATGCAGGATGTGATCGCCGAGCCGTACCGCACCCGCCTGCTGCCGGGCTTTGCCGAAGCGCGCAAGGCCGCGCAGGACATCGGCGCGCTGGCCTGCGGCATCTCCGGCTCCGGCCCGACGCTGTTCGCCGTGTGCAACGACGGCGCCACCGCGCAACGCATGGCCGACTGGCTGAAAAATCACTATCTGCAAAACGACGAAGGTTTTGTTCATATTTGCCGTCTGGATACCGCAGGCGCTCGACTACTGGGATAACGCATGAAACTGTACAACCTTAAGGATCACAACGAGCAGGTCAGCTTCGCACAGGCGATCAAACAGGGCCTGGGCAAACAGCAGGGGCTGTTTTTCCCGCTGGATCTGCCGGAGTTCGAACTGACCGAAATCGACCAGTTGCTGGAGCAGGACTTTGTCACCCGCAGCAGCCGCATTCTGTCGGCGTTTATCGGCGACGAAGTGTCGGAAGCGGCGCTGCACAAACGCGTGGCGGCGGCGTTTGAATTCCCGGCGCCGGTGGCGCAGGTGGAGGATGACGTGGCCTGCCTGGAGCTGTTCCACGGCCCGACGCTGGCGTTCAAGGACTTCGGCGGCCGTTTCATGGCGCAGATGCTGGCGGAAGTGGCCGGCGATCAGCCGGTGACCATTCTGACCGCCACTTCGGGCGACACCGGCGCCGCCGTGGCGCACGCGTTCTACGGCCTGAAGAACGTGCGGGTGGTGATCCTCTATCCGCAGGGCAAGATCAGCCCGCTGCAGGAAAAGCTGTTCTGCACCCTGGGCGGCAACATCCACACCGTGGCGATCGACGGCGACTTCGACGCCTGCCAGGCGCTGGTGAAGCAGGCGTTTGACGATGCGGAGCTGAAAGAGGCGCTGCACCTGAACTCGGCCAACTCGATCAACATCAGCCGCCTGCTGGCGCAGATTTGCTACTACTTCGAAGCGGTGGCGCAGCTGCCGCAGGAAGCGCGCAATCAGCTGGTGATCTCGGTGCCGAGCGGCAACTTCGGCGACCTGACCGCCGGCCTGCTGGCGAAGTCGCTGGGCCTGCCGGTGAAGCGTTTCATCGCCGCCACCAACGCCAACGACACCGTGCCGCGCTTCCTGACCAACGGCCAATGGCAGCCGCATGCCACCGTGGCGACGCTGTCCAACGCCATGGACGTCAGCCAGCCGAACAACTGGCCGCGGGTGGAAGAGCTGTTCCGCCGCAAGATCTGGCAGTTGAAAGAGCTGGGCCACGCGGCGGTGAGCGACGAAACCACCAAAGATACGATGCGCGAGCTGGCCGAGTTGGGCTATGTCTCAGAACCGCATGCGGCTATCGCCTACCGCGCGCTGCGCGATCGGCTGCAGGAAGGGGAGTTCGGCCTGTTCCTCGGCACCGCGCATCCGGCCAAATTCAAAGAGAGCGTGGAAGCGATCCTCGGCCAGGAGCTGCCGCTGCCCAAGGCGCTGGCGCTGCGGGCCGATTTGCCGCTGCTGTCCCACAGCCTGCCTGCCGGCTTCGGCGAGTTGCGCAAGTTCCTGATGGCGCTGCCGGCCTGAGTCTCCCCGCCCATAATGAAAAAGCCGTCTTGCGACGGCTTTTTTTATGATTGCTCGGGGCGTTTGAACACCAGTTCGCTGCCCTGCGAGCCGGCTTCGTCGAAGGCGTAACCTTCCAGATTGAAGTCCGCCAGCTGATCGCTGCGGGTCAGGCGGTTCTTGATGATGAAGCGGCTCATCAATCCGCGCGCCTTCTTGGCGTAGAAGCTGATCACCTTGTACTTGCCGTTCTTCTCGTCGAGGAACACCGGCTTGAGCAGCGTGCCGTGCAGCTTGGCCGGCTTCACCGATTTGAAATACTCGTCGGAAGCCAGATTCACCACCACGTCATCACCCTGTTGCGCCAGCGCTTCGTTCAGCTTTTGGGTGATTTGGTCGCCCCAGAAGCTGTACAGGTCTTTGCCCTTGGGGTTTTCCAACCGGATACCCATCTCCAGGCGGTAAGGCATCATCAGATCGAGCGGGCGCAGCACGCCGTACAGGCCGGAAAGCATGCGCAGATGTTGTTGGGCGAAATCGAAATCCGCTTCGCTGAAGTCCTGCGCCTGCAGGCCGGTATAGACGTCGCCCTTAAACGCCAGCAGCGCCTGGCGCGCGTTGTCCGGGGTGAATTTTGGCCGCCAGTCGCTGAAGCGCGCGGCGTTCAGCCCGGCCAGCTTGTCGCTGATGCCCATCAGGCTGGAGATTTGCGCCGGCGTCAGCTCGCGGCAAATTTTGATAAGCCGCTGAGACTTGTCCAGCAGCTCAGGCTGGGTGAAGCGTTCTGTCGCCAGCGGGCTTTCATAATCAAGAGTTTTAGCAGGTGAAATAATAACGAGCATGGCCAGATCCTGTTTTTCCAAGTGCTGATACTGTAACAAAAAGCGCGGCAAAAAGGGGCAATAGGTCTGATAGGCGGGGCGTGCGGTTGACGCCCCTGCCGCATCAGCGCGGCGGCTTGGGGGTGTCCCAAACGCCCGGCTCCAGCTGCGGCTTCAGCTCCGGATAGCGGTTGACGTCAAAGGTCGGCAGCTTGCCCAGCCGGCGCTGGCGGTGATAGTCATCGGCCAGCTTCAGCGCCACCCGCGACAGCAGCAGGATCGCCGTCAGGTTGGTGATCGCCATCAGCGCCATCGAGGTATCCGCCATTTTCCACACCACAGGCAGCTCGGCCAGCGCGCCGAACATCACCATGCCCAGCGCTACGCAGCGGAAAAGCAGCAGCCCGCCAGGGTGGTTATGTTCGAGGAATACCAGGTTGTTCTCCGCATAGGCGTAGTTGGCGATGATCGAGGTAAAGGCGAAGAAGAAAATGGCGATGGCGACAAACGGCGTGCCCCAGCTGCCGACGGCGGCGGACAGCGCTCGCTGGGTCAGATCGATGCCGCTGACGGTGGCGCTCGGCTGGTCCAGAATGCCGGAGGACAGAATGATCGCCGCCGTGGCGCTGCAGATGACGATGGTGTCGATAAACACCCCGAGCATTTGCACGTAGCCCTGCGAGGCGGGATGGGGCGGATAAGGGGAAGCGGAGGCCGCCGCATTGGGCGCCGAGCCCATGCCGGCCTCGTTGGAGAACAGCCCGCGCTGCACCCCCTGGGTCATCGCCTGAGAAATGCCGTAGCCGACCGCGCCGGCCGCCGCTTCCTGCAGGCCGAAGGCGCTTTTGAACACCAGCGCCAGGATCGCCGGCATATGCTCAATGTTGTGGCCAATCACCCAAAGCGCCAGCAGCAGATAGGCGCCGGCCATCAGCGGCACCACCAGCTCGGCCACCCGGGCGATGGAGCGAATGCCGCCGAAGATCACCACGCCGCTGAGCAAGACCAGCCCGATGCCGACGTGCAGCGGTTGCAAATTGAACGCGACGGCGGAAGCCTGCGCGATGGAGTTGGCCTGCACCGCATTGAACACCAGGCCGAAGGCGAGGATCAGGAAGACGGAAAACATCACCCCCATCCAGCGCATCCCCAGCCCCCTTTCCATATAGTAGGCCGGGCCGCCGCGATAGTTGCCGTTGTCGTCTTTGGTTTTGTACAGCTGCGCCAAGGTGCTTTCGATAAAGGAGGTGGCCATGCCGATAAAGGCCACTACCCACATCCAGAAGATGGCGCCGGGGCCGCCGGCGGTGAGGGCGATGGCCACGCCGGTCAGGTTGCCGGTGCCGACGCGCGCCGCCAGGGTGGTGCACAATGCCTGAAAAGAGGAGATGCCGGCGCTGTCGCTTTTGTTGCTGTGTTTCAGCACCGAGAACATATGGCTGAAGTGGCGAAGCTGGATAAAGCGGGTGCGCAGGGTGAAATAAATGCCGGTGCCGAGCAGTAGATAGATCAGTACCGAACCCCACAAAATATTGTTTATAAAATTCATCAGGTCCGTCACGGGATCCCTCCTTCGTCGACATGTCACGCACACCCGGCAACATCCACCGCGGGTGAAAAGCATTGGGCCAGTTTTTACAAGAGCTTAGCCGAAATCAGATCGGCGCCAGAGAATTGAGATTTTTCGCAGATCGCCAAACGAATTGCATCATTTTTTGCGAATTTAACATAATTTCTTCTACCGATAGCACGTTATTGCCTTTTCATCGCCTCGGGAATGACGAAAGATATCGGCGTAAACGGTTGCTCGCCCAAGGATAAAACAGGCGCCGCCGGGGCGGGATTTTCCAGCCTTGCGCCGGGCCTTGCGCATGTTATTATCAGGGAAGGGCATGGTTGAACAATGCCAAAAGTTCATGCACAAACGATGAGATAATGCCAACATGACCGACAAATTAACTTCCCTGCGCCAGCTCACCACGGTGGTTGCGGACACCGGCGATATCGCGGCAATGAAGCTGTATCAACCGCAAGACGCCACCACCAACCCTTCGCTGATCCTCAATGCAGCCCAAATTCCTGAATACCGCAAACTGATTGACGAAGCCATCGCCTGGGCGCGTGAGCAGAGCGGCGATCGCGAGCAGCAGATCGCCGACGCCGCCGACAAGCTGGCGGTAAATATCGGTCTGGAGATCCTCAAACTGGTTCCGGGCCGCATCTCCACCGAAGTGGACGCTCGCCTGTCTTACGACACCGTCGCCAGCGTGGCCAAGGCC
Proteins encoded in this region:
- the thrB gene encoding homoserine kinase: MVKVYAPASIGNVSVGFDVLGAAVSPIDGTLLGDCVSVEAADAFSLQNAGRFVSKLPDDPKENIVYQCWERFCQEIGREIPVAMRLEKNMPIGSGLGSSACSVVAGLMAMNEFCDRPLDKMTLLGLMGELEGRISGSVHYDNVAPCYLGGLQLMLEEEGFISQEVPCFNDWLWVMAYPGIKVSTAEARAILPAQYRRQDCISHGRYLAGFIHACHTQQPQLAAKLMQDVIAEPYRTRLLPGFAEARKAAQDIGALACGISGSGPTLFAVCNDGATAQRMADWLKNHYLQNDEGFVHICRLDTAGARLLG
- the thrC gene encoding threonine synthase; this encodes MKLYNLKDHNEQVSFAQAIKQGLGKQQGLFFPLDLPEFELTEIDQLLEQDFVTRSSRILSAFIGDEVSEAALHKRVAAAFEFPAPVAQVEDDVACLELFHGPTLAFKDFGGRFMAQMLAEVAGDQPVTILTATSGDTGAAVAHAFYGLKNVRVVILYPQGKISPLQEKLFCTLGGNIHTVAIDGDFDACQALVKQAFDDAELKEALHLNSANSINISRLLAQICYYFEAVAQLPQEARNQLVISVPSGNFGDLTAGLLAKSLGLPVKRFIAATNANDTVPRFLTNGQWQPHATVATLSNAMDVSQPNNWPRVEELFRRKIWQLKELGHAAVSDETTKDTMRELAELGYVSEPHAAIAYRALRDRLQEGEFGLFLGTAHPAKFKESVEAILGQELPLPKALALRADLPLLSHSLPAGFGELRKFLMALPA
- the yaaA gene encoding peroxide stress protein YaaA codes for the protein MLVIISPAKTLDYESPLATERFTQPELLDKSQRLIKICRELTPAQISSLMGISDKLAGLNAARFSDWRPKFTPDNARQALLAFKGDVYTGLQAQDFSEADFDFAQQHLRMLSGLYGVLRPLDLMMPYRLEMGIRLENPKGKDLYSFWGDQITQKLNEALAQQGDDVVVNLASDEYFKSVKPAKLHGTLLKPVFLDEKNGKYKVISFYAKKARGLMSRFIIKNRLTRSDQLADFNLEGYAFDEAGSQGSELVFKRPEQS
- a CDS encoding alanine/glycine:cation symporter family protein codes for the protein MTDLMNFINNILWGSVLIYLLLGTGIYFTLRTRFIQLRHFSHMFSVLKHSNKSDSAGISSFQALCTTLAARVGTGNLTGVAIALTAGGPGAIFWMWVVAFIGMATSFIESTLAQLYKTKDDNGNYRGGPAYYMERGLGMRWMGVMFSVFLILAFGLVFNAVQANSIAQASAVAFNLQPLHVGIGLVLLSGVVIFGGIRSIARVAELVVPLMAGAYLLLALWVIGHNIEHMPAILALVFKSAFGLQEAAAGAVGYGISQAMTQGVQRGLFSNEAGMGSAPNAAASASPYPPHPASQGYVQMLGVFIDTIVICSATAAIILSSGILDQPSATVSGIDLTQRALSAAVGSWGTPFVAIAIFFFAFTSIIANYAYAENNLVFLEHNHPGGLLLFRCVALGMVMFGALAELPVVWKMADTSMALMAITNLTAILLLSRVALKLADDYHRQRRLGKLPTFDVNRYPELKPQLEPGVWDTPKPPR